A part of Amycolatopsis lurida genomic DNA contains:
- a CDS encoding pyridoxamine 5'-phosphate oxidase family protein, which produces MSTPLSPTDRTTLGRKKNRALTDRSALYSVLDEGLVCHLGVVRDGVPLVIPTGYGRDGDTLYLHGSTGARSMRDSDGVEVCVTVTLLDGIVYARSVNNHSMNYRSAVILGRAAAVTDRERKMHGLHVLTDHLAPGSWEHARDINAKEFASVSVLELDLTEASVKMRGEGPDDPEDEVAADLSWAGVLPVRTVFGEPEPSADLVGEWTVPDHVKRRVG; this is translated from the coding sequence ATGTCCACGCCGCTCTCTCCCACCGACCGGACCACCCTCGGCCGCAAGAAGAACCGCGCCCTCACCGACCGCTCGGCGCTGTATTCGGTGCTCGACGAAGGCCTGGTGTGCCATCTCGGGGTCGTGCGCGACGGCGTCCCGCTGGTCATCCCGACCGGCTACGGACGCGACGGCGACACGCTCTACCTGCACGGATCGACCGGCGCGAGGAGTATGCGCGACTCCGACGGCGTCGAGGTCTGTGTCACGGTGACCCTGCTCGACGGCATCGTCTACGCGCGCTCGGTCAACAACCACTCGATGAACTACCGCAGCGCGGTGATCCTGGGCAGGGCGGCCGCGGTGACCGATCGCGAACGCAAGATGCACGGCCTCCACGTGCTGACCGACCACCTCGCGCCCGGTTCGTGGGAGCACGCGAGGGATATCAACGCGAAGGAGTTCGCGTCCGTTTCGGTGCTGGAGCTGGACCTCACCGAGGCTTCGGTGAAGATGCGCGGCGAAGGCCCCGACGATCCCGAGGACGAGGTCGCGGCCGATCTGTCGTGGGCCGGGGTGCTGCCGGTGCGGACCGTGTTCGGTGAGCCGGAGCCGTCGGCGGATCTCGTCGGTGAGTGGACGGTGCCGGACCACGTGAAGCGGAGGGTCGGGTAG
- a CDS encoding PLP-dependent aminotransferase family protein — MSDTALPVSLDRDSLVPLAVQLADALRAAAGDGHLRGGDRLPSTRALASRLGVSRTVTSAAYEQLHAEGWIAGRHGSGTYVTTTPPADRPSKGPAPGIPAKPPTLVDLTPGVPWADGIEKAAWRRAWRAAADPRPTYREDRAGLPAYRDAVSEHLLRHRGLAAGTVLATGGTTAAVIELAGAMLSRGDRVAIEEPGYQRAVQAFRRAGMEVVPVPVDEEGLRPDAVPADVRAVYCSPAHQYPLGSRMSASRRVELVELARANGMLVIEDDYDGELRFDVAPLPLLAALAPDVVAHLGTTSKILTPALGAGWMVAPSQVAAAVLEYREATGTRPSPAGQRVLAELARHGDLGRHLRKLRRELSERRSLVSAALTSAGIPVLGDDAGAHLVVPCGSAADEAARMAAAERAGIRLDGLARHFAGTPTVFGNLIGYAGCSREALHSALEPLIAVLA, encoded by the coding sequence ATGTCCGACACCGCTCTGCCGGTCAGTCTCGACCGCGATTCGCTCGTCCCGCTCGCGGTCCAGCTGGCCGACGCGTTGCGCGCGGCCGCGGGCGACGGACATCTGCGCGGCGGTGACAGGCTGCCTTCGACCAGGGCGCTCGCGAGCCGTCTCGGCGTCAGCCGCACGGTGACGTCGGCCGCGTACGAGCAGCTTCACGCGGAGGGCTGGATCGCCGGCCGCCACGGCTCCGGCACGTACGTCACCACAACGCCGCCCGCGGACCGCCCTTCGAAAGGGCCCGCGCCGGGTATCCCCGCCAAGCCGCCCACGCTGGTCGACCTCACGCCGGGCGTCCCGTGGGCCGACGGCATCGAGAAGGCCGCCTGGCGCCGTGCGTGGCGGGCCGCCGCCGACCCGCGCCCGACCTATCGCGAGGACAGGGCCGGTCTGCCCGCGTACCGGGACGCCGTGTCCGAGCATCTGCTGCGGCACCGCGGCCTCGCGGCCGGAACGGTGCTCGCGACCGGCGGGACGACGGCCGCGGTGATCGAACTCGCGGGTGCGATGCTCTCGCGCGGCGACCGGGTCGCGATCGAGGAGCCGGGCTATCAGCGCGCGGTGCAGGCCTTCCGGCGTGCGGGGATGGAGGTCGTGCCCGTCCCGGTCGACGAAGAGGGTCTGCGCCCGGACGCCGTCCCCGCCGACGTGCGCGCGGTGTACTGCTCGCCCGCGCACCAGTACCCGCTCGGCAGCCGGATGAGCGCTTCCCGCCGCGTCGAGCTGGTCGAACTCGCCCGCGCCAACGGCATGCTGGTGATCGAGGACGACTACGACGGTGAGCTGCGGTTCGACGTCGCGCCGCTGCCGCTGCTGGCCGCGCTCGCGCCCGACGTCGTCGCGCATCTCGGGACCACGAGCAAGATCCTCACGCCTGCGCTGGGCGCGGGCTGGATGGTCGCGCCGTCCCAGGTCGCGGCCGCGGTATTGGAGTACCGCGAAGCGACCGGGACGCGTCCTTCGCCCGCCGGGCAACGGGTGCTCGCAGAACTGGCACGGCACGGCGATCTGGGGCGGCATCTCCGGAAGCTCCGGCGGGAACTGTCCGAGCGCCGGTCCCTGGTTTCGGCCGCGCTGACCTCGGCGGGAATCCCGGTGCTCGGCGACGACGCGGGCGCGCATCTGGTCGTCCCGTGCGGATCGGCGGCCGACGAGGCGGCGCGGATGGCGGCGGCGGAACGCGCCGGGATCCGGCTCGACGGGCTCGCCCGGCATTTCGCCGGGACGCCGACGGTGTTCGGGAACCTCATCGGCTACGCGGGCTGCTCGCGCGAGGCGTTGCACTCCGCGCTCGAACCGCTGATCGCCGTGCTCGCTTGA
- a CDS encoding class I SAM-dependent methyltransferase, whose protein sequence is MTDYLTVNRANWDERAPAHAASADYGYKKFVADPAHLSGVVTFDRPLLGDVSDARGVHLQCHIGTDTLSLSRLGARMTGLDFSAPALEIARGLAAETGAEIDYHESDVYSAADVLGAGEFDLVYTGIGAICWLPDIARWGQVVGKLLKPGGRLFIRDMHPMLGTLDETQPVITPRYPYFEQAEPLVFDEPGTYVDTDVSFQHNRTHEWNHGLGEIVTSLLDAGLTLTRLVEHDSVPWNALPGFMTLNEATEEWRLTEEPRRLAASFTIEAVKRA, encoded by the coding sequence ATGACGGACTACCTGACCGTCAACCGGGCGAACTGGGACGAACGCGCTCCGGCACACGCCGCTTCGGCGGACTACGGCTACAAGAAGTTCGTCGCGGACCCGGCACACCTCAGCGGCGTGGTCACCTTCGACCGGCCGCTGCTCGGCGACGTCTCCGACGCCCGGGGAGTGCACCTGCAGTGCCATATCGGCACGGACACGCTTTCGCTGTCCCGCCTCGGCGCACGGATGACCGGCCTCGACTTTTCCGCGCCCGCGCTGGAGATCGCGCGAGGGCTGGCCGCCGAGACCGGCGCGGAGATCGACTACCACGAGTCCGATGTGTACAGTGCCGCCGACGTGCTGGGCGCGGGGGAATTCGACCTCGTCTACACGGGGATCGGCGCGATCTGCTGGCTGCCGGACATCGCCCGCTGGGGACAGGTCGTCGGGAAGTTGCTGAAGCCGGGCGGACGGCTGTTCATCCGGGACATGCACCCGATGCTGGGCACCCTCGACGAGACGCAGCCGGTCATCACGCCGCGCTACCCGTACTTCGAGCAGGCCGAACCGCTGGTGTTCGACGAACCGGGGACCTATGTGGACACCGACGTTTCGTTCCAGCACAACCGGACGCACGAATGGAACCACGGGCTCGGCGAGATCGTCACTTCGCTGCTCGACGCGGGGCTGACCCTGACGCGGCTGGTGGAGCACGACAGCGTGCCGTGGAATGCGCTCCCCGGGTTCATGACCCTGAACGAGGCGACCGAGGAATGGCGGCTGACGGAGGAGCCGCGGCGGCTGGCGGCCAGTTTCACGATCGAAGCCGTGAAGCGGGCCTGA
- a CDS encoding sensor histidine kinase: MKILRRWFGAWRRSRLGTRLALGLGALALVVFAVVGTVMVGIMKGYLNDRLDEQLAKTQISQVPSLRTTHGGKPQQAYGWFSAVFAVRDGDALPQAGGSLPPDTKALEKVAEDATRTEVLRTVYIEDKGTYRVRACPIEPARNIVLVSAAPQADLDRTVSQLIMVEVVAFLLALAVLVIAGRLVLRRGLRPLSDMAGTAHDIASHDLTTNADLPVRAQASGGGAEVEELRTAFNVMLAHLDSSLVARREANERLRRFIADASHELRTPLTSIRGYAELFRYAAANEPAERDAHLSKIREETQRMSVLVDDLLLLARLDAPETEAPLRLVGVDVAELITDAGEAFAAGRPEHPLSVGALPEGVVLQADPVRLRQVLDNLLANAAVHTPPGTPVTLSATASASEVVLRVSDAGPGIPPEARERIFDRFYRVDTARTRGNGGTGLGLSVVLSLVSAHGGTIEVESVPGATTFTVRLPRHRS; this comes from the coding sequence ATGAAAATACTGCGCCGGTGGTTCGGCGCCTGGCGCCGATCCAGGCTCGGCACGCGGCTGGCGCTCGGGCTCGGCGCGCTGGCGCTGGTCGTGTTCGCCGTCGTCGGGACCGTGATGGTCGGCATCATGAAGGGCTACCTGAACGATCGGCTCGACGAACAGCTCGCCAAGACCCAGATCAGCCAGGTGCCGTCGCTGCGCACCACGCACGGCGGGAAACCGCAGCAGGCCTACGGCTGGTTCTCCGCCGTTTTCGCGGTGCGGGACGGCGACGCGCTGCCGCAGGCGGGCGGTTCCCTGCCGCCGGACACGAAGGCGCTCGAAAAGGTCGCCGAGGACGCGACGCGGACCGAGGTCCTGCGCACCGTCTACATCGAGGACAAGGGCACCTACCGCGTCCGGGCCTGCCCGATCGAACCGGCGCGGAACATCGTGCTGGTCAGCGCCGCGCCCCAGGCCGATCTGGACCGGACGGTCAGCCAGCTGATCATGGTCGAGGTCGTCGCGTTCCTGCTGGCGCTGGCGGTGCTGGTGATCGCGGGGCGGCTGGTGCTGCGGCGCGGGCTGCGGCCGCTGAGCGACATGGCCGGGACCGCGCACGACATCGCTTCGCACGACCTCACCACGAACGCCGATCTCCCGGTGCGCGCGCAGGCGAGCGGCGGCGGTGCCGAGGTCGAGGAACTGCGGACGGCGTTCAACGTGATGCTGGCGCACCTCGATTCCTCGCTGGTCGCGCGCCGGGAGGCGAACGAGCGGCTCCGGCGCTTCATCGCCGACGCTTCCCACGAATTGCGCACGCCGCTGACGTCGATCCGGGGCTACGCCGAGCTTTTCCGCTACGCCGCGGCGAACGAACCCGCCGAACGCGACGCGCACCTGTCGAAGATCCGGGAAGAGACGCAGCGGATGAGCGTGCTCGTCGACGACCTCCTGCTCCTCGCGCGCCTCGACGCGCCGGAGACCGAGGCGCCGCTGCGGCTGGTCGGCGTCGATGTCGCCGAGCTGATCACCGACGCGGGGGAGGCCTTCGCCGCCGGCCGTCCGGAGCATCCGCTGAGTGTCGGCGCGCTCCCGGAAGGTGTTGTCCTGCAAGCGGATCCGGTGCGCCTGCGGCAGGTGCTGGACAATCTGCTCGCCAACGCCGCGGTGCACACGCCGCCCGGGACGCCGGTCACGTTGTCGGCTACGGCTTCGGCCTCGGAGGTCGTCCTGCGGGTGAGCGACGCCGGACCCGGGATCCCGCCGGAAGCGCGGGAGCGGATCTTCGACCGGTTCTACCGGGTCGACACCGCCCGCACGCGCGGCAACGGCGGGACCGGGCTCGGGCTTTCGGTGGTGCTCTCGCTGGTTTCGGCGCACGGCGGGACGATCGAGGTCGAGAGCGTGCCGGGGGCGACGACGTTCACCGTGCGGCTGCCGCGCCACCGCTCGTGA
- a CDS encoding DUF3515 domain-containing protein: MADTDTGAPPKPLLIAAACLAILLVAGVAVFGLTRGAESDAPAADGPLPLVPVPAPQSGSPECAKLIGALPHELTSSGNTLVRRKLADPAPEATIGWGTGDPVVLRCGLGKPPELTRTSQLRTINGVQWLQVEGEGTATWFVVDRPVYTALTVPVTAGTGPLQTVSEVVAANLPAVPLRF, translated from the coding sequence GTGGCTGACACGGACACCGGCGCACCGCCGAAACCTCTGCTGATCGCGGCCGCCTGCCTGGCGATCCTGCTCGTCGCGGGCGTGGCCGTCTTCGGGCTGACCCGCGGCGCGGAATCCGACGCCCCGGCCGCCGACGGCCCGCTTCCGCTCGTCCCGGTCCCGGCGCCTCAGTCGGGGTCACCCGAATGCGCGAAACTCATCGGCGCGCTCCCGCACGAGCTCACGTCGTCCGGGAACACGCTGGTCCGGCGGAAGCTGGCCGATCCCGCCCCCGAGGCGACGATCGGCTGGGGCACCGGCGACCCCGTGGTCCTGCGGTGCGGCCTCGGCAAACCACCGGAACTCACCCGGACCTCGCAGCTGCGGACGATCAACGGCGTCCAGTGGCTGCAGGTCGAGGGAGAGGGCACCGCGACGTGGTTCGTGGTGGACCGCCCCGTCTACACGGCGCTCACCGTGCCGGTCACCGCGGGGACCGGGCCGCTCCAGACCGTTTCCGAGGTCGTCGCCGCCAATCTCCCCGCGGTGCCGCTGCGGTTCTGA
- a CDS encoding Lrp/AsnC ligand binding domain-containing protein produces the protein MVHAYILIQTEVGKAAAVAAEISTISGVTSSEDVTGPYDVIVKAAADTVDQLGQLVVAKVQNVEGITRTLTCPVVHL, from the coding sequence GTGGTCCACGCATACATCCTCATCCAGACCGAGGTCGGCAAAGCCGCCGCGGTCGCCGCGGAGATCTCCACCATCTCCGGTGTCACCAGTTCGGAGGATGTCACCGGCCCGTACGACGTCATCGTCAAGGCCGCGGCCGACACCGTCGACCAGCTGGGTCAGCTCGTGGTCGCCAAGGTGCAGAACGTGGAGGGCATCACGCGGACACTGACCTGCCCGGTCGTGCATCTGTGA
- a CDS encoding cysteine dioxygenase yields MFAVPDNTLVIPENPALRHPVRVALEFAADRDRWRHLLRYDPEERFSALVDADELQEIWLMSWLPGQRTDLHDHEFAAGAFTVVSGKLSETVARRAVDGRAVTELHSLSEGQSRVFGPGYVHEVRNDGPDPAVSVHVYRHRPRAMRPYHLDPVSGPVRD; encoded by the coding sequence ATGTTCGCCGTCCCGGACAACACGCTCGTCATTCCCGAAAACCCCGCCCTGCGCCACCCGGTGCGCGTCGCGCTCGAATTCGCCGCGGACCGTGACCGCTGGCGGCACCTGCTGCGTTACGACCCCGAGGAGCGTTTCTCCGCGCTCGTCGACGCGGACGAACTGCAGGAGATCTGGCTCATGAGCTGGCTTCCCGGTCAGCGCACCGACCTGCACGACCACGAATTCGCCGCGGGCGCGTTCACCGTGGTCAGCGGGAAGCTGAGCGAGACCGTCGCCCGGCGCGCCGTCGACGGCCGGGCCGTGACCGAGCTGCACTCGCTGTCCGAAGGCCAGTCTCGCGTCTTCGGCCCCGGCTACGTCCACGAAGTGCGCAACGACGGCCCGGATCCCGCCGTCAGCGTGCACGTCTACCGGCACCGGCCCCGCGCGATGCGGCCGTATCACCTGGACCCCGTCTCGGGCCCGGTCCGGGACTGA
- a CDS encoding FMN-binding protein: MKKTIVAATVALSAIGFLGVWLYEPGPLGSETVAVAAPNTSISDGGASEGAERTIDGSVESNRYGTVQVRLVLSAEDRISEVRLLQRPTSGRGVAAIPILQEETLTAQSADIDTVSGATSTSESYVKSLQAALDAR; encoded by the coding sequence ATGAAGAAGACCATCGTCGCCGCCACGGTCGCCCTTTCGGCCATCGGCTTCCTCGGTGTCTGGCTGTACGAACCGGGCCCGCTCGGCTCGGAAACCGTCGCGGTCGCGGCGCCGAACACGTCCATTTCGGACGGTGGAGCGTCCGAAGGCGCCGAACGCACCATCGACGGTTCGGTGGAGAGCAACCGGTACGGCACCGTCCAGGTTCGGCTGGTGCTCTCGGCCGAGGACCGGATCTCGGAAGTCCGCCTGCTGCAACGGCCGACCAGCGGCCGCGGGGTCGCCGCGATCCCGATCCTGCAGGAGGAGACGCTGACCGCGCAGAGCGCCGACATCGACACCGTCTCCGGGGCCACGTCGACGAGCGAGTCGTACGTCAAATCGCTGCAGGCGGCGCTGGACGCCAGGTGA
- a CDS encoding VOC family protein produces the protein MTSVVQNFFFDCADAYELGRFWSGVVGKPMADDDVPGDPEAIIEMDNGVTLFFGQVPEPKTLKNRMHLCLTPDIPRDEEVERLLKLGATLLHDRRNPDGTGWAVLADPEGNEFCVLRSAAEKAATA, from the coding sequence ATGACCTCTGTCGTACAGAACTTCTTCTTCGACTGCGCCGACGCCTACGAACTGGGCCGGTTCTGGAGCGGCGTCGTCGGCAAACCGATGGCCGACGACGACGTGCCGGGCGATCCCGAAGCGATCATCGAGATGGACAACGGAGTCACACTGTTCTTCGGGCAGGTCCCGGAGCCGAAGACGTTGAAGAACCGGATGCATCTCTGCCTCACGCCGGACATCCCGCGCGACGAGGAGGTGGAGCGCCTGCTGAAGCTCGGCGCGACCCTCCTGCACGACCGGCGCAACCCGGACGGCACCGGCTGGGCGGTCCTCGCCGACCCCGAGGGCAACGAATTCTGTGTGCTGCGCAGCGCCGCCGAGAAGGCCGCCACCGCATGA
- a CDS encoding ferredoxin reductase family protein, which produces MTTMTQTAARPRPAIRPRIAARAGLFLFLGANVAAVTMLFFAAGPSDNVLIGVGRLAGLYGALAMAFQLLLVARLPWFDRRLGMDRLTGWHRWTGFSLLWTLLAHFVFIVFGYAQVEDTGVAGEFVTMVTELEGILRAVVAFALILLVGAVSARFARRRLAYETWHFLHLYTYAAVVLAFSHQIALGGSFASSPGARVYWWSVWGVALGSVVAGRVVLPLARNLRHRLKVVAVVPESRDVVSVYISGKHLDRMPARAGQFFLWRFMTRDRWWQANPFSLSAAPDGRTLRLTAKAAGDGSASLRSLKVGTRVFAEGPYGAFTTMHQRKPDALLVAGGVGITPIRALLEEISGHVVVLYRVRDERDAVFLPELIGLARARGAVVRVLSGPSDQAGPVLGAPNLRRMVPDITDRDVFVCGPPGMTSATLRSLRELRVPSQQVHAERFSLAA; this is translated from the coding sequence GTGACCACCATGACGCAGACCGCCGCGAGACCGCGCCCGGCGATCCGTCCCAGGATCGCCGCGCGCGCCGGGCTCTTCCTCTTCCTCGGCGCCAACGTGGCCGCCGTGACCATGCTCTTCTTCGCCGCCGGGCCGTCGGACAACGTGCTCATCGGCGTCGGCAGGCTCGCCGGGCTGTACGGGGCGCTGGCGATGGCGTTCCAGCTGCTGCTGGTCGCCAGGCTGCCGTGGTTCGACCGCCGTCTCGGCATGGACCGGCTCACCGGCTGGCACCGCTGGACCGGGTTCAGCCTGCTGTGGACGCTGCTCGCCCACTTCGTGTTCATCGTCTTCGGCTACGCGCAGGTCGAGGACACCGGCGTGGCCGGCGAGTTCGTCACGATGGTGACCGAACTGGAGGGGATCCTGCGCGCGGTCGTCGCGTTCGCGCTGATCCTGCTCGTCGGCGCCGTTTCCGCCCGGTTCGCCCGGCGTCGTCTGGCGTACGAGACCTGGCATTTCCTCCACCTCTACACCTACGCCGCGGTCGTGCTGGCGTTCAGCCATCAGATCGCGCTGGGCGGATCGTTCGCGTCGTCGCCGGGGGCGCGGGTCTACTGGTGGTCGGTGTGGGGTGTCGCGCTCGGCTCGGTCGTCGCCGGCCGGGTGGTGCTGCCGCTGGCGCGTAATCTGCGTCACCGGTTGAAGGTCGTCGCCGTCGTCCCCGAATCCCGCGACGTCGTCTCGGTGTACATCTCCGGCAAGCACCTCGACCGGATGCCCGCGCGGGCCGGCCAGTTCTTCCTGTGGCGCTTCATGACCCGGGACCGCTGGTGGCAGGCGAACCCGTTCTCGCTGTCGGCAGCGCCGGACGGCCGTACCCTGCGGCTGACCGCGAAGGCCGCCGGTGACGGCAGCGCGTCCCTGCGGTCGCTGAAGGTCGGCACCCGGGTGTTCGCCGAAGGCCCGTACGGCGCGTTCACCACGATGCACCAACGGAAACCGGACGCGTTGCTCGTCGCGGGCGGCGTCGGGATCACCCCGATCCGCGCGCTGCTGGAGGAGATCTCCGGACACGTCGTGGTGCTCTACCGCGTCCGCGACGAACGCGACGCCGTCTTCCTGCCCGAGCTGATCGGGCTGGCGCGGGCACGCGGCGCGGTCGTCCGGGTCCTCAGTGGACCGTCCGATCAGGCCGGTCCGGTCCTCGGCGCACCCAACCTGCGACGGATGGTGCCGGACATCACGGACCGGGACGTCTTCGTCTGCGGCCCGCCGGGGATGACGTCGGCGACGCTGCGCAGCCTGCGGGAGCTGCGGGTGCCGTCCCAGCAGGTCCACGCCGAACGCTTCAGCCTCGCCGCCTGA
- a CDS encoding FAD:protein FMN transferase produces MNRVEQVMGLPVSVDVRAGGDLVDHAIEGVFGWLREVDARFSPFKAGSEVCRYDRGELAPSELSDDLLEVLSLCDHYERLSGGAFTARLPGRRLDPNAVVKGWAVQRAASLLLAEGLDVFCLNAGGDVVTSGEPEPGRAWRVGIRHPERPDAICAVVESSGGAVATSAEYERGAHILDGRTGRPPVGLLSVTVVADDLVTADSLATAAFAMGTEGIAWVASQPGCQVLVIDAERQVHRSPGLRLA; encoded by the coding sequence GTGAACCGCGTCGAACAGGTGATGGGGCTGCCGGTTTCGGTCGACGTCCGGGCGGGCGGTGACCTCGTCGACCACGCGATCGAGGGCGTCTTCGGCTGGCTGCGGGAGGTCGACGCGCGGTTCAGCCCGTTCAAGGCCGGCAGTGAGGTGTGTCGTTACGACCGCGGCGAACTCGCGCCTTCGGAGCTGAGCGACGACCTCCTGGAAGTTCTGTCGCTGTGCGATCACTACGAACGGTTGTCCGGCGGGGCGTTCACCGCCCGGCTCCCCGGGAGGCGGCTCGATCCGAACGCGGTGGTGAAGGGCTGGGCGGTGCAGCGGGCGGCGTCCCTGTTGCTGGCCGAGGGCTTGGACGTGTTCTGTCTCAACGCCGGCGGGGACGTGGTCACCTCCGGCGAACCGGAACCCGGCCGTGCCTGGCGGGTCGGTATCCGGCATCCCGAGCGCCCCGACGCGATCTGCGCCGTGGTCGAATCGTCCGGTGGCGCGGTCGCGACCTCGGCGGAATACGAACGCGGCGCGCACATCCTGGACGGCAGGACCGGGCGCCCGCCCGTCGGTCTGCTGAGCGTCACGGTCGTGGCCGACGACCTTGTCACCGCGGATTCCCTCGCCACGGCCGCTTTCGCGATGGGGACCGAGGGGATCGCCTGGGTCGCCTCGCAACCGGGCTGCCAGGTGCTGGTCATCGACGCGGAACGGCAGGTGCACCGGTCGCCTGGGCTGCGGCTCGCTTAA
- a CDS encoding response regulator transcription factor yields MNTENPVRLLVVDDEPHIADLVATVARYEGWQAVTAGSGEAALERAAEFGPDIVVLDLMLPGIDGFTVLDKLRESGTAVPVVFLTAKDATADRVAGLTRGGDDYLVKPFSVEELMARLRAVLRRSTNQTKAAVLRVGDLTLNEDTREVARGGEPAELTPTEYELLRYLMRRSPSVLTKAQILDHVWEYDFGGRSNVVELVISHLRRKLDAGDEPLIHTVRGVGYVVRQAAR; encoded by the coding sequence GTGAACACCGAGAACCCCGTCCGCCTGCTGGTGGTGGACGACGAGCCGCATATCGCCGACCTGGTGGCCACCGTCGCCCGCTACGAGGGCTGGCAGGCCGTCACCGCCGGATCGGGGGAGGCCGCGCTCGAACGCGCCGCCGAATTCGGGCCCGACATCGTCGTGCTCGACCTGATGCTGCCCGGGATCGACGGATTCACCGTGCTGGACAAGCTCCGCGAGTCCGGGACCGCGGTGCCGGTGGTCTTCCTCACCGCGAAGGACGCGACCGCGGACCGGGTCGCCGGACTCACCCGCGGTGGCGACGACTACCTCGTGAAGCCGTTCTCCGTCGAGGAGCTGATGGCACGGCTGCGCGCCGTCTTGCGGCGGAGCACCAACCAGACCAAGGCGGCGGTCCTGCGGGTCGGCGATCTGACCCTCAACGAGGACACTCGCGAGGTCGCCCGCGGCGGCGAACCCGCCGAGCTGACCCCGACCGAGTACGAACTGCTGCGCTACCTCATGCGGCGTTCGCCTTCGGTGCTGACCAAGGCGCAGATCCTCGACCACGTCTGGGAATACGACTTCGGCGGCCGGTCCAATGTGGTCGAACTCGTCATCTCGCATCTGCGCCGCAAACTCGACGCGGGCGACGAACCGCTGATCCACACCGTGCGCGGCGTCGGCTACGTCGTCCGGCAGGCGGCGAGATGA
- a CDS encoding asparaginase has product MSVSPEKRPLVAVAALGGTISMVPGDGEDHAVPRLTAADLLGDLGENLEMDVRAETLAGISSASMDFATLIRTRDWAARAVDEGAEGVVVVQGTDTLEETAYFFELTWASEAPIVITGAMRNPSLPSPDGAGNLLAALTVAADPRSRGRGSLVAFNDDVHAARWVRKTHSSHVEAFSSNPAGPLALLSEGLVHYFHPAAARPAALPLANADFSGLVPIVESGVEDTGELLETLVKAGVKGVVLAANGAGHVSAGSAEVIERVLPEVPIVVAGRTGAGPTFRGTYGFRGSESDLIAMGATMAGWLDPRKSRLLLHTLLATGASRDRVEAEFRLRGDLA; this is encoded by the coding sequence ATGAGCGTCTCTCCTGAGAAACGGCCCCTTGTCGCCGTCGCCGCCTTGGGCGGCACCATCTCGATGGTCCCCGGCGACGGTGAAGACCACGCCGTCCCCCGGCTCACCGCCGCCGACCTGCTCGGCGACCTGGGCGAGAACCTCGAGATGGACGTCCGCGCGGAGACGCTCGCGGGGATTTCCAGCGCCTCGATGGATTTCGCGACCCTGATCAGGACACGGGATTGGGCGGCCAGGGCAGTCGACGAAGGCGCTGAAGGTGTCGTCGTGGTCCAAGGCACGGACACGCTCGAAGAGACCGCGTACTTCTTCGAATTGACGTGGGCTTCCGAGGCGCCGATCGTGATCACCGGCGCGATGCGCAATCCCAGCCTGCCCAGCCCCGACGGTGCGGGAAACCTGCTGGCCGCGCTGACCGTCGCCGCCGATCCCCGCAGCCGGGGCCGCGGCTCGCTGGTCGCGTTCAACGACGACGTCCACGCCGCGCGCTGGGTGCGCAAAACGCATTCGAGCCATGTCGAGGCGTTCTCGTCGAATCCCGCCGGACCGCTCGCGCTGCTCAGCGAAGGCTTGGTGCACTACTTCCACCCGGCCGCCGCCCGCCCGGCGGCGTTGCCCTTGGCGAACGCGGACTTCTCCGGGCTGGTGCCGATCGTCGAGAGCGGTGTCGAGGACACCGGCGAGCTCCTGGAAACGCTGGTCAAGGCCGGGGTGAAGGGTGTGGTGCTCGCCGCGAACGGCGCCGGGCACGTTTCGGCGGGGTCCGCCGAAGTGATCGAGCGGGTCCTGCCGGAGGTGCCGATCGTGGTCGCCGGCCGCACCGGCGCCGGGCCGACGTTCCGCGGCACCTACGGCTTCCGCGGGTCCGAATCGGATCTGATCGCGATGGGCGCGACGATGGCGGGCTGGCTGGACCCGCGCAAATCCCGGCTCCTGCTGCACACCCTGCTCGCCACCGGCGCTTCGCGAGACCGCGTCGAGGCCGAATTCCGGCTCCGGGGCGACCTCGCCTAG